One segment of Saprospiraceae bacterium DNA contains the following:
- a CDS encoding pyridoxal-phosphate dependent enzyme produces the protein MIINPHQPSSTLINPHQPSSTLINPHQPSSTLINPHQPSSTLINPHRPSSTLINPHQPSSTLINPHRPSSTLINPHQPSSTLINPHRPSSTPINPHQPSSTLINPHQLLSMYIEHLIQADIDLLSRLRQVGQKIGNTPVHHISGLFSQKGARIYAKKEWEQLSGSVKARAAFNIIRAAVQNGDLHRGKILLDATSGNTGIAYAAIAKELGLRVALCLPENASPERKTILQSLGAEIIFTSKFEGTDGAQEVARELATERPDLYFYADQYKNDNNWKAHYQQTALEIFESFPQVTHFVAGLGTTGTFTGTGRRLKELNPDIQLVALQPDSALHGLEGWKHLETAVVPGIYDKNLADEFLEIDTTEAYEIIKAAKQHEGLLLSPSSAANLAGAIKVAEKLETGTVFTILPDNADKYGEVIKKLF, from the coding sequence TTGATTATCAACCCTCATCAACCCTCATCAACCCTCATCAACCCTCATCAACCCTCATCAACCCTCATCAACCCTCATCAACCCTCATCAACCCTCATCAACCCTCATCAACCCTCATCAACCCTCATCAACCCTCATCGACCCTCATCGACCCTCATCAACCCTCATCAACCCTCATCAACCCTCATCAACCCTCATCGACCCTCATCAACCCTCATCAACCCTCATCAACCCTCATCAACCCTCATCAACCCTCATCGACCCTCATCAACCCCCATCAACCCCCATCAACCCTCATCAACCCTCATCAACCCTCATCAACTTTTATCAATGTACATCGAACACTTAATTCAGGCCGACATTGATTTGCTTTCCCGCTTGCGGCAAGTGGGACAGAAGATTGGCAACACGCCCGTTCACCATATAAGCGGCTTGTTTTCCCAAAAAGGCGCTCGGATTTACGCCAAAAAAGAGTGGGAACAACTATCCGGCAGCGTGAAAGCACGGGCGGCGTTCAATATCATCCGAGCGGCGGTGCAAAACGGCGACTTGCATCGCGGCAAAATCCTGCTGGATGCGACGAGTGGCAACACGGGCATCGCTTACGCGGCCATCGCCAAAGAACTGGGTTTGCGGGTAGCACTTTGCCTACCGGAAAATGCCTCGCCGGAGCGCAAAACCATCCTGCAATCGTTGGGCGCAGAAATCATTTTTACCTCAAAATTTGAAGGAACCGACGGCGCACAGGAAGTCGCCCGCGAACTGGCGACCGAGCGCCCCGACCTTTATTTCTACGCCGACCAATACAAAAACGACAACAACTGGAAGGCACACTACCAGCAAACGGCACTGGAAATTTTTGAGTCTTTCCCGCAAGTCACACATTTCGTGGCAGGCTTGGGTACAACCGGGACTTTCACTGGCACTGGCCGACGGCTGAAAGAGTTGAATCCTGATATTCAGTTGGTCGCATTGCAGCCGGACTCGGCTTTGCATGGTTTGGAAGGCTGGAAACATTTGGAGACGGCGGTGGTGCCGGGCATTTACGATAAAAACTTGGCCGACGAGTTTCTCGAAATTGACACCACCGAAGCCTACGAAATCATCAAAGCCGCCAAACAACACGAAGGCTTGTTGCTCAGCCCCTCGTCGGCGGCCAATTTGGCTGGCGCTATCAAAGTTGCCGAAAAATTGGAGACCGGGACGGTCTTCACCATTTTGCCCGACAACGCCGACAAATACGGCGAAGTCATCAAAAAACTCTTTTAA
- a CDS encoding assimilatory sulfite reductase (NADPH) flavoprotein subunit translates to MTATLPQPPVGFQDDLLRKLSADHSPEQQLWLSGFLYGLAIARHQPAEVRALAGNPAAVSDLAPIQQSGNTTEKVTVLFGSQTGNSKKVANKVAARVREQGWEVAVADLNDYPTKNLKDEKIVLLVVSTQGEGDPPVSAEEFHRWLLGPRAPKLDGLRFAVCGLGDKSYLQFCQTGKEFDARFQALGATRLAERADCDVDFEETVEVWTEAVLKKLETQSQSDRVTSSHPVTANGVSQAVTLSHRLTTPKHDRKRPFAAPILEKIQLNGRGSQKETWHLELSLEGSGLTYEPGDSLGIFPKNSDSLVEEVLAAAKLNGDKILIFNEKEAPLREILREVELSVLTRDLLDKFADATKNISLKTLPNDPAALKRFFWGRNVADLLREFPANLTEEILLGFLRKMPPRLYSIASSLAAHPDEAHLTVAAVRYDFDGRPHQGVASTFLTDRVLADEPAPVFVEHNEYFKLPADDSADIIMVGPGTGVAPFRAFVEERSERGSSGKNWLFFGNPHFETDFLYQTEWLNHLKRGTLDRLDVAFSRDQEQKIYVQHRLLERSRLIFERLENGAFFYVCGDKDRMAHDVQNAVLQIIEKESGRDADFAAEYLKGLKKQRRYLEDVY, encoded by the coding sequence ATGACCGCGACACTCCCGCAACCGCCTGTCGGCTTTCAGGACGACCTGCTCCGCAAACTCAGCGCCGACCACTCGCCCGAACAACAACTCTGGCTGAGCGGCTTTCTCTATGGCCTCGCCATTGCTCGCCATCAACCCGCCGAAGTCAGGGCTTTGGCTGGCAATCCTGCTGCTGTCAGCGATTTGGCGCCAATCCAACAGTCGGGGAACACGACCGAAAAAGTCACCGTCCTCTTCGGGTCGCAAACTGGCAACAGCAAAAAAGTGGCAAACAAAGTCGCCGCTCGTGTTCGTGAGCAGGGCTGGGAAGTCGCCGTCGCCGATTTGAACGACTACCCGACCAAAAATTTGAAAGACGAAAAAATTGTTCTGCTCGTGGTGAGCACGCAGGGTGAAGGCGACCCGCCCGTATCTGCTGAGGAATTTCACCGCTGGCTGCTCGGTCCGCGTGCGCCGAAATTGGACGGGTTGCGATTCGCCGTGTGCGGCTTGGGGGACAAAAGTTACCTCCAGTTTTGCCAGACGGGAAAAGAGTTTGACGCTCGTTTTCAGGCACTTGGCGCCACTCGCCTTGCCGAACGCGCCGACTGTGACGTGGATTTTGAAGAAACGGTGGAGGTGTGGACAGAGGCGGTTTTGAAAAAGTTGGAGACACAAAGCCAGAGTGACCGGGTGACTTCAAGTCACCCGGTCACTGCGAACGGCGTAAGTCAGGCGGTGACTTTGAGTCACCGCCTGACTACTCCAAAACACGACCGCAAACGCCCCTTCGCTGCGCCGATTCTGGAGAAAATCCAACTCAACGGACGCGGTTCGCAAAAAGAAACCTGGCATCTGGAACTTTCGCTCGAAGGCTCCGGCCTGACTTACGAACCCGGCGACTCGCTCGGCATTTTTCCCAAAAATTCCGACTCACTCGTAGAGGAAGTGCTTGCTGCTGCGAAGTTAAACGGCGACAAAATTTTGATTTTCAACGAAAAAGAAGCGCCGCTCCGGGAAATTCTTCGCGAGGTCGAACTCTCCGTTTTGACCCGCGACCTGCTCGACAAATTTGCTGACGCAACGAAAAATATTTCGCTCAAAACCTTGCCCAACGACCCTGCCGCGCTCAAACGATTCTTTTGGGGGCGCAATGTGGCCGATTTGCTGCGTGAATTTCCGGCAAACCTGACGGAAGAAATCCTGCTCGGTTTTCTCCGAAAAATGCCGCCGCGCCTTTATTCCATCGCTTCCAGCCTAGCTGCGCATCCCGACGAGGCGCACCTGACAGTGGCGGCGGTGCGCTACGATTTCGACGGTCGCCCGCATCAGGGTGTGGCCTCTACTTTCCTGACTGACAGGGTTTTAGCGGACGAACCAGCGCCGGTTTTTGTCGAACACAACGAATATTTCAAACTGCCCGCCGACGATTCGGCGGACATCATCATGGTCGGGCCGGGCACGGGCGTGGCGCCATTCCGGGCTTTTGTGGAAGAGCGCTCAGAACGCGGCAGCTCCGGTAAAAACTGGTTGTTCTTCGGAAACCCGCATTTCGAGACGGATTTTCTCTACCAAACCGAGTGGCTCAATCACCTCAAACGCGGCACACTCGACCGCCTCGACGTGGCTTTCAGCCGCGACCAAGAGCAGAAGATTTACGTCCAGCATCGCCTGCTCGAACGCTCCCGGCTAATTTTTGAACGCCTTGAAAACGGCGCGTTTTTTTACGTCTGCGGCGACAAGGATAGGATGGCGCACGATGTGCAAAATGCTGTTTTACAAATCATTGAGAAAGAAAGTGGTCGCGACGCGGACTTTGCTGCGGAGTATTTGAAGGGTTTGAAAAAGCAGCGGCGGTACCTGGAGGATGTTTACTAA
- the cobA gene encoding uroporphyrinogen-III C-methyltransferase has translation MSHLIGFQLINERGTIISQPVQKNIQPRLSVVGAGIGDPEHITLKAVKALQSADAVLYDALVNEELLSYASPSAAKVYVGKRRGEKAFTQEEINERIVAYAHCCGHVVRLKGGDPFVFGRGLEEMQYAQSQGIPVEYIPGVSSAIAGAGAAGIAVTTRGASRGFWALTATTDTGDLNPEIFTAADSDATIVVLMGIAKIADITLAFMTAGKTDMPVAVIQNATLPTQREVFGTVADIVEKVQESGIRSPAVIVIGEVVRHRFQNNYTLDETTFTKLQKVS, from the coding sequence ATGTCCCATCTCATTGGTTTTCAACTCATCAACGAACGCGGCACCATCATCAGCCAGCCTGTTCAGAAAAATATCCAGCCCCGCCTCAGCGTCGTCGGCGCAGGCATCGGCGACCCCGAACACATCACCTTGAAAGCCGTCAAGGCTTTGCAAAGCGCCGACGCTGTGCTGTATGATGCTTTGGTCAATGAAGAATTGTTGAGCTACGCCTCGCCCAGCGCGGCGAAAGTGTATGTCGGCAAGCGGCGTGGCGAAAAAGCCTTCACGCAGGAAGAAATCAACGAGCGCATCGTGGCTTATGCCCATTGCTGTGGCCATGTCGTGCGGCTCAAAGGCGGCGACCCATTCGTGTTCGGGCGTGGGTTGGAAGAAATGCAATACGCTCAAAGCCAGGGCATTCCGGTGGAATATATCCCCGGTGTATCGAGCGCCATAGCCGGAGCGGGCGCGGCGGGCATCGCTGTCACGACGCGCGGCGCGAGCCGGGGTTTTTGGGCGTTGACCGCCACCACCGATACGGGCGATTTGAATCCCGAAATTTTTACCGCTGCCGACTCCGATGCGACCATCGTTGTCCTCATGGGCATCGCAAAAATCGCCGACATCACGCTGGCCTTTATGACTGCTGGGAAAACCGATATGCCCGTAGCCGTGATTCAAAACGCCACTTTGCCAACCCAGCGAGAAGTCTTCGGAACGGTCGCCGACATCGTCGAAAAAGTGCAGGAATCGGGCATTAGAAGCCCGGCCGTGATTGTGATTGGGGAGGTGGTGCGACACAGGTTTCAAAACAACTACACGCTGGACGAGACCACGTTTACGAAACTTCAAAAAGTTTCGTAA
- a CDS encoding phosphoadenylyl-sulfate reductase has protein sequence MLNSTHKLPDIESNLRKRSPLESLAFLAEQFAGRAVFSTSFGIEDQVVAHLIFTNKLPIRVFTLDTGRNFQETYSTWARTLERYQQPIEVFYPQAAAVETLLAEKGPNSFYHSVENRKECCHIRKVEPLSRALKGQHLWVTGIRAEQSPNRHNMTSLEWDEPHQLFKFHPLFDWTFQQVRDFVREHNIPYNPLHDKGFVSIGCAPCTRAIREGEDFRAGRWWWEDASKKECGLHDVGRKGIPA, from the coding sequence ATGCTAAATTCAACACACAAACTCCCAGACATCGAATCCAATTTGCGAAAGCGAAGTCCGCTCGAATCGCTGGCTTTTCTGGCCGAACAGTTCGCCGGCCGGGCCGTGTTCAGCACCAGTTTTGGTATCGAAGACCAAGTCGTCGCGCACCTGATTTTTACGAACAAACTCCCGATTCGCGTTTTCACCCTCGACACGGGACGCAATTTTCAGGAAACTTACTCCACATGGGCGCGTACCCTCGAACGCTACCAACAACCCATCGAGGTTTTTTACCCTCAAGCCGCCGCCGTCGAAACGCTATTGGCCGAAAAAGGCCCCAACAGTTTCTACCACTCCGTCGAAAACCGCAAGGAATGTTGCCACATCCGCAAAGTGGAGCCGCTCAGCCGGGCTTTGAAAGGGCAACACCTCTGGGTCACTGGCATCCGCGCCGAACAATCGCCCAACCGCCACAACATGACTTCCCTCGAATGGGATGAACCACACCAACTTTTCAAATTCCACCCACTCTTCGACTGGACTTTCCAACAAGTGCGCGACTTCGTGCGCGAGCACAACATTCCCTACAACCCCCTGCACGACAAGGGTTTTGTCAGCATCGGCTGCGCTCCCTGCACTCGCGCCATCCGCGAGGGGGAGGATTTTCGTGCCGGTCGCTGGTGGTGGGAGGATGCTTCCAAAAAAGAATGCGGCCTCCACGATGTAGGCCGGAAAGGTATTCCGGCATGA
- the moeB gene encoding molybdopterin-synthase adenylyltransferase MoeB, with translation MPSHTAIQFSKPELARYNRHIIIPEFGLEAQQKLKAAKVLVIGSGGLGSPVLLYLAAAGVGTIGIVDFDRVDDSNLQRQVLFGVESVGQPKVEAAKRRLEALNPHIQINVYDTLINSQNALDLVKDYDVVADGTDNFPTRYLVNDACVLLGKTNVYASIFQFEGQVSVFNYRNAAGEWGPNYRDLYPTPPPPGLVPSCAEGGVLGVLPGIIGSMQASEVIKVITGVGEPLSGRFFIFDALNFETRTFKIKRRDDNPINGKNPTITQLIDYEMFCGMKVVERPVKEITVQEFLQWQTLGEKYQLIDVREPHEYEAANIGAELIPLATVAANAARFEKDTKVVVHCRSGVRSAKAIRELEDKFGFDNLYNLKGGILAYLEEVQPELAKS, from the coding sequence ATGCCGTCTCATACAGCAATTCAATTTTCAAAACCAGAGCTGGCGCGTTACAACCGCCACATCATCATCCCGGAATTTGGCCTCGAAGCCCAGCAAAAACTCAAAGCCGCCAAAGTTTTGGTCATCGGTTCGGGTGGCCTCGGTAGTCCTGTGTTGCTCTATCTCGCAGCAGCGGGCGTCGGCACCATCGGTATCGTGGACTTCGACCGCGTGGACGACAGCAACCTGCAACGCCAGGTCTTGTTCGGCGTGGAATCAGTCGGCCAACCCAAAGTCGAAGCCGCCAAACGTCGCCTTGAAGCCTTGAACCCACACATTCAAATCAACGTGTACGACACGCTCATCAACTCTCAAAACGCCCTCGACCTCGTCAAGGACTACGACGTGGTGGCCGACGGCACGGACAATTTTCCGACGCGCTACCTCGTGAACGATGCTTGCGTATTGCTCGGAAAAACAAACGTTTATGCGTCCATTTTCCAGTTTGAAGGGCAGGTGTCGGTGTTCAACTATCGCAACGCCGCAGGGGAGTGGGGGCCAAACTACCGCGACCTCTATCCCACACCGCCGCCGCCGGGTTTGGTGCCGAGCTGCGCAGAGGGCGGGGTTTTGGGCGTTTTGCCCGGCATCATCGGCAGTATGCAGGCCAGCGAAGTCATCAAAGTTATCACGGGGGTAGGAGAGCCGTTGAGTGGTCGTTTCTTCATTTTTGACGCTTTAAATTTTGAAACCCGCACCTTCAAAATCAAACGCCGCGACGACAATCCCATCAACGGGAAAAATCCGACCATCACGCAACTCATTGACTACGAAATGTTTTGCGGGATGAAAGTCGTGGAGCGCCCGGTGAAAGAAATCACCGTACAGGAATTTTTGCAATGGCAAACGCTCGGCGAGAAATACCAGTTGATTGACGTGCGTGAACCACACGAATACGAAGCCGCGAACATCGGCGCCGAATTGATTCCGCTCGCCACGGTTGCCGCAAACGCCGCTCGTTTTGAAAAAGACACAAAAGTTGTCGTGCATTGCCGTTCAGGCGTGCGCAGCGCCAAAGCCATTCGGGAGTTGGAAGACAAATTTGGTTTCGACAATCTGTACAATTTGAAAGGCGGTATTTTGGCCTATTTGGAAGAAGTGCAGCCGGAATTGGCAAAATCTTGA
- a CDS encoding M67 family metallopeptidase, translating into MLQIEPNIEQMMLDDAIQAFPDECCGFLFGKEEGGDRVLTDILVVNNAKEGDKRRRFEIAPKDYLKAERYAEKTGQTLLAVYHSHPNHPAIPSEHDRVAAQPFFSYLIVSVQNGAIDHTRSWRLNDDQQFEEETINELVVDEG; encoded by the coding sequence ATGTTACAAATCGAACCGAACATCGAACAAATGATGCTGGACGATGCCATACAGGCCTTCCCTGACGAGTGCTGCGGCTTTTTGTTTGGCAAAGAAGAAGGCGGCGACCGCGTTTTGACGGATATTTTGGTGGTCAACAACGCCAAAGAAGGCGACAAGCGCCGCCGCTTTGAAATCGCCCCCAAAGACTACCTCAAAGCCGAACGTTATGCCGAAAAAACAGGCCAAACGCTCTTGGCCGTCTATCATTCGCACCCAAACCATCCGGCCATCCCATCCGAACACGACCGCGTCGCCGCGCAGCCGTTTTTCTCCTATCTTATTGTTTCTGTGCAGAATGGAGCAATTGACCACACCCGCTCGTGGCGGCTGAACGACGACCAGCAATTTGAAGAAGAAACCATCAACGAATTAGTGGTTGATGAGGGTTGA
- a CDS encoding MoaD/ThiS family protein, whose protein sequence is MATVIIPTPLRKFTNNTAKLDISAGTVEEALLDLSANYPDLKKHLFDEGGQIRTFLNIFIGEDDIRDLQEGKTPLQAGTVVSIVPAIAGG, encoded by the coding sequence ATGGCAACCGTCATCATTCCCACGCCTTTGCGCAAATTCACCAACAACACAGCCAAGTTGGACATCTCGGCTGGCACCGTCGAAGAAGCCTTGCTCGACCTTTCGGCAAATTATCCCGACCTCAAAAAACACCTGTTCGACGAGGGAGGCCAGATTCGCACTTTTCTCAACATCTTCATCGGTGAGGACGATATCCGCGACTTGCAGGAGGGCAAAACGCCTTTGCAGGCAGGCACGGTCGTGAGTATCGTGCCTGCGATTGCCGGAGGCTAA
- a CDS encoding GTP-binding protein translates to MNILRFITAGSVDDGKSTLIGRLLYDSKAVSHDILHTLERQSRNKPDGELDLSLLTDGLRAEREQGITIDVAYKYFNTPRRKFIIADAPGHVQYTRNMVTGASNADLAIILIDARHGVVEQTHRHSLVASLMGIPHIVVAVNKMDLVGYEEEAFYRIAADYQKLAQKLDLQEVLFIPISAYVGDNVVSRSQNTTWYEGPTLLEHLETVELSHDLPEDEARFQVQYVIRPRMEELHDYRAYAGAIRSGFFKKGDRVRVLPAGIETTIKAIEVHQQEVEEAFAPQPVVLHLEDDIDISRGDSIVRLEDAQPAVSQDIELGICWMSERPLQVGDRYLLRHNAATVKAIVREIRHRTDVHTFEQQPAEQLKLNDIAQVRLRTAQPLVFDAYKKNRATGGLILINANTFDTVAAGMLHAPDSLSFRRNLSTSREQTTSGQILTG, encoded by the coding sequence ATGAACATTCTACGATTCATAACCGCAGGCTCCGTGGACGACGGCAAAAGCACCTTAATCGGTCGCTTACTCTACGACTCGAAGGCCGTTTCGCACGACATCCTGCACACGCTCGAACGCCAAAGCCGCAACAAGCCCGACGGCGAACTCGACCTCTCGTTGCTCACCGACGGCCTCCGCGCCGAGCGCGAGCAGGGCATTACGATTGATGTGGCTTACAAGTATTTCAACACCCCGCGCCGAAAATTCATCATCGCCGACGCGCCGGGTCACGTTCAATACACCCGCAACATGGTGACCGGGGCGAGCAACGCTGACCTCGCCATCATCCTGATTGACGCACGACACGGCGTGGTGGAGCAAACCCACCGCCACAGCCTCGTCGCGTCGCTCATGGGCATCCCCCACATCGTGGTGGCCGTGAACAAAATGGACTTGGTTGGCTATGAAGAAGAGGCATTTTACCGCATCGCCGCCGACTATCAAAAACTGGCACAAAAACTTGATTTGCAAGAAGTTTTGTTCATCCCAATCAGTGCCTACGTCGGCGACAACGTCGTGAGCCGTTCGCAAAACACGACTTGGTACGAGGGGCCGACATTGCTCGAACATTTGGAAACCGTCGAACTGAGCCACGATTTGCCGGAAGACGAAGCGCGTTTTCAGGTACAATACGTCATCCGTCCGCGCATGGAAGAATTGCACGATTACCGGGCCTATGCGGGGGCGATTCGCAGCGGTTTTTTCAAAAAAGGAGACCGGGTGCGAGTGTTGCCGGCAGGCATCGAGACCACTATCAAGGCCATCGAAGTCCACCAGCAAGAAGTCGAAGAAGCCTTTGCGCCGCAGCCTGTCGTCCTGCATTTGGAAGATGATATTGACATCTCGCGCGGCGACTCGATTGTGCGCCTCGAAGACGCGCAACCCGCTGTAAGCCAAGACATTGAACTCGGCATCTGCTGGATGAGCGAGCGCCCGCTACAAGTCGGCGACCGCTACTTGCTGCGTCACAATGCCGCTACCGTCAAGGCCATCGTCAGGGAAATTCGCCACCGCACCGACGTACACACGTTTGAGCAGCAACCTGCCGAACAACTGAAACTCAACGACATCGCCCAAGTCCGGCTCCGTACTGCTCAGCCGCTCGTGTTCGACGCTTACAAGAAAAACCGCGCCACCGGCGGCCTGATTTTGATTAATGCAAACACCTTCGACACCGTCGCGGCAGGGATGCTCCACGCGCCAGATTCTTTGTCATTCCGTAGGAATCTGTCCACGTCGCGAGAGCAAACTACGAGCGGACAGATCCTTACAGGATGA
- the cysD gene encoding sulfate adenylyltransferase subunit CysD has product MSKRFDYLDNLEAQAIHILREVAGQFERPALLFSGGKDSITLVRLAEKAFRPGKFPFPLVHIDTGHNFREVIEYRDRLAAQLGEKLIVRKVEDTIRRQGLTDGTGKYPSRNALQANTLLETIEEFEFDACIGGARRDEEKARAKERIFSIRDEFGAWDPKRQRPELWDIYNGAIRKGENVRVFPISNWTELDVWNYIRREGIELPEIYFSHSRDLVVTPGGQLLAVTEHIRLDPEDEITVRDVRFRTVGDATCTAAVESLATTVDDIIQDILTTKISERGATRLDDRLSEAAMEDRKKNGYF; this is encoded by the coding sequence ATGTCAAAACGCTTTGATTATCTTGATAATTTAGAAGCCCAAGCCATCCACATCTTGCGCGAAGTCGCTGGTCAATTCGAGCGGCCCGCCTTACTTTTTTCAGGAGGAAAGGACTCCATCACGCTCGTGCGTCTGGCCGAAAAAGCCTTTCGCCCTGGCAAGTTTCCGTTCCCATTGGTGCATATTGACACAGGTCACAATTTCCGGGAAGTCATCGAATACCGCGACCGTTTGGCAGCACAGTTGGGAGAAAAACTCATCGTCCGAAAAGTAGAGGATACGATTCGGCGGCAAGGCTTGACCGACGGAACAGGCAAATATCCCAGCCGCAACGCGCTGCAAGCCAATACTTTATTGGAAACGATTGAGGAGTTTGAATTTGATGCCTGCATCGGTGGCGCACGACGCGATGAGGAAAAAGCCCGCGCCAAAGAACGCATTTTCAGCATACGCGACGAGTTCGGCGCTTGGGACCCAAAACGTCAGCGCCCCGAACTCTGGGACATTTACAACGGCGCCATTCGCAAAGGCGAGAACGTGCGCGTGTTTCCGATTTCCAACTGGACGGAACTCGACGTGTGGAACTACATCCGCCGCGAGGGTATCGAACTGCCAGAGATTTATTTTTCCCATTCCCGCGACCTCGTAGTCACTCCTGGCGGCCAATTGCTCGCCGTTACCGAACACATCCGCCTCGACCCGGAAGATGAAATCACCGTCCGCGACGTACGCTTCCGCACCGTCGGCGATGCCACTTGTACCGCCGCTGTTGAGAGCCTAGCCACAACGGTAGATGACATTATTCAAGACATTTTGACAACAAAAATTTCCGAACGCGGCGCGACAAGGTTGGACGACAGACTCTCTGAGGCCGCCATGGAAGACCGGAAAAAGAACGGGTATTTCTAA
- a CDS encoding peroxiredoxin: MSLRLGDIAPNFKAQTTAGEVDFYEYLGDGWGILFSHPADYTPVCTTELGKTAHLQEEFRRRNTKVLAVSVDPLDKHEGWVKDINETQNTTVNFPIIADPDRKVADLYGMIHPNSSENFTVRSLFIIGPDKKVKLTITYPASTGRNFHEVLRVLDSLQLTANYSVATPADWQRGEDVIVVPAVSTEDAIKKFPKGVNIVKPYLRYTPQPDLQD, encoded by the coding sequence ATGAGTTTACGACTTGGCGACATCGCCCCCAACTTCAAAGCCCAAACCACCGCCGGAGAAGTTGACTTTTACGAATACCTCGGCGACGGTTGGGGCATCCTGTTCTCCCATCCTGCCGACTACACCCCCGTCTGCACCACAGAACTCGGCAAAACGGCACATCTCCAAGAGGAGTTCCGCCGCCGCAACACCAAAGTGCTCGCCGTGAGCGTGGACCCGCTCGACAAACACGAAGGCTGGGTGAAAGACATCAACGAGACCCAAAACACAACCGTCAACTTTCCTATTATCGCCGACCCCGACCGCAAAGTAGCTGACCTCTACGGCATGATTCACCCAAATTCTTCCGAAAACTTTACAGTCCGCTCGCTGTTTATCATCGGCCCGGACAAAAAAGTGAAATTGACCATCACTTACCCAGCCTCGACGGGACGCAATTTCCACGAGGTGCTTCGCGTACTGGACTCACTTCAACTCACGGCCAATTACAGCGTCGCAACACCCGCTGACTGGCAACGCGGCGAAGATGTGATTGTGGTGCCAGCCGTCTCGACGGAAGATGCCATCAAAAAATTCCCGAAAGGGGTCAACATCGTGAAACCTTACTTGCGCTACACCCCGCAGCCTGATTTGCAGGATTAA